A genomic window from Carboxydothermus pertinax includes:
- a CDS encoding ATP-binding protein has translation FGEWGELMGDPVLATAVLDRLLHHAHIINIRGNSYRLKDRLKTGLYGNPHIKA, from the coding sequence TTTGGGGAATGGGGGGAGCTCATGGGAGACCCGGTGCTTGCCACTGCAGTGTTGGATAGGCTATTACACCATGCCCATATAATCAACATAAGAGGCAACAGCTACCGCCTAAAAGACAGGTTAAAAACCGGTCTCTACGGTAACCCACATATCAAAGCTTAA
- the istA gene encoding IS21 family transposase: MLGSGSIIMLHELKRSGKSIRAIARETGHSRNTVRKYLRAEGIPERKPHPKRGSKLDPYKDTIQELMNLGIFNCEVIYERIKEEGYTGGRTILRDYVRQFRPPKQVPAVCRYETKPGQQAQVDCGEYTYIDEETGEIRKLYVFVMVLGYSRAIYVEFTNRCDVHTFIRCLIHGFEYFGGITDIVLTDRMKTVILGTGENKKPIWNPTFEDLAATLGFIPKVCRARRPQTKGKVESGIDFVKNNFLPGRKFVDYGDLNRQAIVWCEKKNRRIHGTTGERPIDRLKKENLKPLPALDKYQKFLEEARKVHKDGFLSFDGVRYGVPWQYSGKEVVVRDKNGKIEILYEWKVIAVHEKHYRSRSTVFLKDQYKGLKEAEGMFYPRPRAIKLSSLEVEKRPLGVY; encoded by the coding sequence ATGCTCGGGAGTGGATCTATTATCATGTTACATGAATTAAAAAGAAGCGGCAAGAGTATTCGTGCAATCGCACGAGAAACAGGACATTCCAGAAATACGGTAAGAAAATACCTCAGAGCAGAGGGCATTCCTGAAAGGAAGCCCCATCCCAAAAGAGGTTCAAAGCTTGACCCATACAAAGATACCATTCAAGAGCTCATGAACCTGGGGATATTCAATTGCGAAGTCATTTACGAAAGAATCAAGGAAGAAGGCTACACTGGCGGCCGCACTATTTTAAGGGACTATGTAAGACAATTCAGACCTCCAAAACAGGTTCCTGCCGTATGCCGCTATGAAACCAAGCCCGGCCAGCAAGCCCAGGTCGACTGTGGCGAATACACCTACATTGACGAGGAAACCGGTGAAATACGTAAGCTTTACGTCTTCGTCATGGTGCTGGGCTATTCCAGAGCCATATATGTGGAATTCACAAACCGCTGCGACGTCCATACCTTCATCCGCTGCTTGATCCACGGGTTTGAATACTTCGGCGGAATAACCGACATAGTTCTTACCGATAGAATGAAAACCGTAATACTGGGCACCGGTGAAAACAAAAAGCCCATATGGAACCCTACCTTTGAAGACCTTGCGGCAACCCTTGGATTTATTCCTAAAGTGTGCAGGGCACGGCGCCCCCAAACAAAAGGCAAGGTGGAAAGCGGCATAGATTTTGTCAAAAACAACTTCCTGCCGGGTAGGAAGTTCGTAGACTACGGTGATTTAAACCGCCAGGCAATAGTATGGTGTGAAAAGAAAAACAGGAGAATACACGGCACTACCGGGGAAAGGCCTATTGACCGCCTGAAGAAGGAAAACCTCAAGCCCCTGCCTGCCCTTGATAAATACCAAAAATTCCTGGAAGAAGCAAGGAAAGTTCACAAAGACGGCTTTTTGAGTTTCGACGGCGTAAGATATGGCGTTCCCTGGCAGTATAGCGGAAAAGAGGTGGTGGTAAGGGATAAAAACGGTAAAATAGAAATCCTCTATGAGTGGAAGGTGATAGCTGTCCACGAAAAGCATTACCGCTCAAGGAGCACCGTTTTTCTCAAAGACCAGTATAAGGGTCTAAAAGAAGCAGAGGGCATGTTTTATCCCAGGCCGAGGGCGATCAAGTTATCTTCCCTGGAAGTTGAGAAGCGTCCTCTGGGGGTTTAC
- a CDS encoding DUF6431 domain-containing protein gives MTLPKTFPQQRTLIVTYLGASVKEYLEIYLNFLEENQWYCPACSAKMSFHGWYRRKIITLDGTVVRISIARYRCPNCRQT, from the coding sequence TTGACATTACCGAAGACTTTCCCACAACAACGCACTTTGATTGTAACTTATCTTGGAGCTTCAGTAAAGGAGTATTTAGAAATTTATTTAAATTTTTTGGAAGAAAATCAATGGTATTGCCCGGCATGTAGTGCAAAGATGTCTTTTCATGGGTGGTATCGACGAAAAATAATAACCTTGGATGGAACCGTTGTTAGAATTTCCATAGCCCGCTATCGCTGTCCTAACTGCCGGCAAACC